One Pelagicoccus enzymogenes DNA window includes the following coding sequences:
- a CDS encoding class I SAM-dependent methyltransferase: protein MPVSIGVQWPDIETARSCGRGDLQLAYCNSCGFIWNRSFDESRLEYSQKYDNSLDFSPVFQSYAEGLADRLIETYSIRGKRVVELGCGKGHFLSLLCERGENTGIGFDPSYEGERVDSAVAERIEYVQDFYGEKYTDHPGDLVCCRHVLEHIKNPFDFLASVRKTVGGNTDTIVYFEVPNVRLILERLSVWDIIYEHCNYFSRESLVNLFGSAGFEVLRIEETYEKQFLSIDCRLSSEGASSQATPEPLNDLSGLVDRFSTEMKERIGSWHARLEEFEKAGKKVAIWGAGAKTVGFVNMLQIGDRIPIAVDINPHKQGLHLAGMGQKIVSPVQLQSEKPDVVIVMNPIYSGEIKSQLDSMGLTPEIIEA, encoded by the coding sequence ATGCCAGTCTCCATCGGCGTGCAATGGCCTGACATCGAAACCGCGCGCTCTTGCGGGCGCGGCGACCTACAACTCGCGTACTGCAACTCATGCGGCTTCATATGGAATCGCTCCTTCGACGAAAGTCGGCTTGAGTATTCGCAAAAGTATGACAACTCGCTCGACTTCTCTCCCGTATTTCAATCTTACGCAGAGGGATTGGCAGACCGGCTCATCGAAACCTATTCGATTCGCGGAAAAAGAGTCGTGGAATTGGGCTGCGGCAAGGGACACTTCCTGTCCTTGCTTTGCGAACGCGGCGAAAACACCGGGATCGGCTTCGATCCCAGCTACGAAGGGGAACGGGTTGATAGCGCAGTCGCCGAACGTATCGAGTACGTCCAGGACTTCTACGGGGAGAAGTATACCGACCATCCGGGCGACCTCGTCTGCTGCCGACACGTGCTCGAACACATCAAAAACCCATTCGACTTCCTGGCCTCGGTTCGGAAAACTGTCGGAGGCAACACGGACACGATCGTTTACTTCGAAGTCCCCAATGTAAGGCTTATACTCGAACGCCTCTCGGTCTGGGATATCATATACGAACACTGCAACTACTTCAGTCGCGAATCTCTCGTAAACCTTTTCGGAAGCGCAGGTTTCGAAGTTCTCCGAATCGAAGAAACCTACGAAAAGCAGTTTCTCAGCATCGACTGTCGCCTCTCTTCCGAAGGCGCTAGCTCCCAAGCTACGCCAGAACCACTGAATGACCTTTCGGGGCTGGTCGATCGGTTCTCTACGGAGATGAAGGAGCGTATCGGTTCTTGGCATGCGCGCTTGGAGGAATTCGAGAAGGCTGGCAAAAAGGTGGCTATCTGGGGAGCGGGGGCAAAGACGGTTGGCTTCGTGAACATGCTTCAAATCGGGGACCGAATCCCCATCGCGGTCGACATCAACCCACACAAGCAGGGTCTGCATCTCGCGGGCATGGGGCAAAAGATCGTATCCCCAGTTCAACTACAAAGCGAAAAGCCCGACGTGGTGATCGTCATGAACCCTATCTACTCGGGGGAAATAAAATCCCAGCTCGATTCGATGGGGCTCACTCCTGAAATCATCGAGGCCTAA